A stretch of the Methanobacterium veterum genome encodes the following:
- a CDS encoding radical SAM protein: MNSAIKKELSTYFKIMLNQRASRVKVSSMIEAEESENNNALWREHECIRSEFKEIFNTISFDDIKEPDFSYLDLKRKIAEKIFENCYFCEMKCHINRTTEKGFCNVENPKIASEFMHMGEEAPIIPSHTIFFTGCNFECIYCQNFDISQFPEAGIEISEMHLAEIIDKRRKEGSRNVNFVGGDPTPNLYYILKTMELCNENIPVIWNSNFYMSEDAMKLLDGFVDLFLSDFKYGPEGCGEKLSKVPNYWNIVTKNHKMAKKSGDMIIRHLVLPDHVECCSKPILKWISENLGKKTVVNIMGQYRPVYKAYESNEITRYPNHQEMEEVVNYAKSLGLINLI; encoded by the coding sequence ATGAACAGCGCTATAAAAAAGGAACTTTCAACTTATTTTAAAATTATGCTCAATCAAAGAGCATCAAGAGTTAAAGTATCTTCAATGATAGAAGCAGAAGAAAGTGAGAATAATAATGCTCTTTGGAGAGAGCATGAATGTATTCGAAGCGAATTTAAAGAAATATTCAATACAATATCCTTTGATGACATTAAAGAACCAGATTTTTCTTATCTTGATCTAAAAAGAAAGATTGCAGAAAAAATATTTGAAAACTGCTATTTTTGTGAAATGAAATGTCATATTAACAGAACTACAGAAAAAGGGTTTTGCAACGTGGAAAATCCAAAAATAGCATCTGAATTTATGCACATGGGTGAGGAAGCCCCCATTATACCCAGCCATACCATCTTTTTTACAGGCTGTAATTTTGAATGTATTTACTGTCAAAATTTTGATATAAGTCAATTTCCAGAAGCAGGAATAGAAATAAGTGAAATGCACCTGGCAGAAATAATTGATAAACGGAGAAAAGAAGGTTCAAGGAATGTAAACTTCGTTGGAGGAGATCCCACCCCAAATTTATATTATATTTTAAAGACAATGGAGCTGTGTAATGAAAACATTCCCGTGATCTGGAACAGCAATTTTTACATGAGCGAAGATGCCATGAAACTTCTTGATGGTTTTGTCGACTTATTTTTAAGTGATTTTAAATATGGACCAGAAGGATGTGGAGAAAAGCTTTCTAAAGTGCCTAATTACTGGAACATCGTAACAAAGAATCATAAAATGGCAAAAAAATCTGGAGATATGATCATAAGACATCTTGTACTTCCAGACCATGTTGAATGCTGTTCAAAACCTATTTTAAAATGGATAAGTGAAAATTTAGGGAAAAAAACAGTTGTAAATATTATGGGACAGTATAGGCCCGTTTATAAAGCCTATGAATCTAATGAAATCACAAGATATCCAAACCATCAAGAAATGGAAGAAGTAGTTAATTATGCAAAAAGTTTGGGTTTAATAAATTTAATTTAA
- a CDS encoding transglutaminase domain-containing protein encodes MQGNAGIHTNDTDNENGSVVNETDESVKTVEDTSTDTSNASTNQTAVETQAVAQDRANTSANQTATNLTATSTNSTSKNSTNTETDTKNAVQTAVNNSKNSTVTKTNTMNNATSTQTQSVGYKTISSDSSKKYAAAGETKVSKSFTVKQINDAAAKVKAYIETHHVLPSYVTIGTTQVQMSDFLKLLTANLLQLNSGKTTSITLKSILSAPKPTESVKSGTINKAGYLDLAKRVNAFINTNGILPNYANSNLGKLNYKSLIYMFSKITAFYNTNSRLPNYVTVNPWSKVGTSDTSPSTPSTPVPASLQKYLKATKNCQVTNSQIQALAKSITSGKSSTYAKASAIFNWVRDNIKYDFYYNSIKGATGALTSKSANCCDTSNLLVALERAAGIPARYEHGYCKFSKNWYGHVWTQVYVDGKWYRADAISYSNTFGVINNWNTSTATIYGTYTSLPW; translated from the coding sequence GTGCAAGGAAATGCTGGAATACACACAAATGATACAGACAATGAAAATGGATCGGTTGTAAATGAAACCGATGAAAGTGTAAAAACTGTGGAGGATACGAGTACTGATACATCAAATGCCAGTACTAACCAAACCGCCGTTGAAACACAAGCAGTTGCACAAGATAGAGCAAATACAAGTGCTAATCAAACTGCAACAAATTTAACAGCAACTTCAACAAATTCAACCAGCAAAAATTCAACAAATACAGAGACAGATACAAAAAACGCAGTACAAACTGCAGTAAATAACAGTAAAAATTCAACAGTCACAAAAACAAACACAATGAATAATGCAACCAGTACTCAAACACAAAGTGTTGGGTACAAAACTATCAGCAGTGATAGTTCTAAAAAATATGCAGCTGCAGGAGAAACAAAAGTTTCTAAAAGCTTTACTGTAAAGCAAATCAACGATGCAGCGGCAAAAGTTAAAGCATATATCGAAACCCACCATGTACTTCCAAGTTATGTGACAATTGGTACAACTCAGGTGCAAATGTCTGATTTCCTGAAATTGTTAACTGCAAATTTACTGCAGTTAAACAGCGGGAAAACAACATCAATAACACTAAAAAGCATACTTAGTGCGCCAAAACCTACTGAAAGCGTTAAAAGTGGCACTATAAATAAAGCAGGTTATTTAGACCTTGCTAAAAGAGTTAATGCATTTATAAATACGAATGGTATCTTACCAAATTATGCAAACAGCAATCTTGGCAAACTGAATTATAAATCATTGATTTACATGTTTTCCAAGATAACAGCTTTCTACAATACAAACAGTAGACTGCCAAATTATGTAACTGTTAATCCATGGAGTAAAGTCGGAACTTCAGATACATCTCCGTCGACTCCATCAACACCAGTACCTGCATCACTACAAAAGTATCTCAAAGCAACAAAAAACTGTCAGGTGACTAATTCACAGATTCAGGCACTGGCAAAATCAATAACAAGCGGTAAATCATCCACATATGCTAAAGCATCAGCAATATTTAACTGGGTAAGAGACAACATAAAATACGACTTTTATTATAATAGTATAAAAGGAGCAACAGGCGCATTAACATCAAAATCAGCAAATTGCTGTGATACTTCTAACCTACTGGTAGCTCTCGAAAGAGCAGCAGGAATCCCAGCAAGATACGAGCATGGCTACTGTAAATTTTCAAAAAACTGGTATGGACACGTCTGGACACAAGTATACGTAGATGGTAAATGGTATAGAGCAGATGCAATCAGTTACAGCAATACTTTTGGTGTTATTAACAATTGGAATACATCAACGGCAACAATATATGGAACATATACATCCTTACCATGGTAA
- a CDS encoding pseudomurein-binding repeat-containing protein: MGIAGASAADAGTAQTQAVNNSTVQEKANIQINNTCNTNKSVAAQNSTDASVKTVQNTSTATSNVSTNQTTVKTQAVAQNTVSTKDNQTAVTSTATSINSTSKNSTNTTSTQTQAAAAGETKVSKNFTVSQITDAAARVKAYVETNHKLPNYVTIGTTQVEMPEFLKLLTAGLLQLNNGTTTSITLKDINSAAKPSESVKSGNINKAGYLDLAKRVNAFIDANGALPNYATSSLGKLNYQSLIYTFSKIMAFYKTNERLPSYVTVKSWSTVGTSSTSTSNSSNTSTSVPASLQQYLKSTTNCQVTNSQIQALAKSITSGKTSTYDKAVAIFNWVRDNIGYSFYYNTKYGAVGTLSKKTGNCVDTAHLLIALERAAGIPARYEHVKAKFTSGNWYGHVIAQVYVNGKWYNADATSSKNTFGVIKNWNTGTATYKGTYATLPF, from the coding sequence ATGGGTATAGCTGGCGCAAGCGCGGCAGACGCAGGAACTGCACAAACACAGGCTGTTAACAACAGCACTGTGCAAGAAAAAGCCAATATACAAATAAATAATACATGCAACACAAACAAATCGGTTGCAGCACAAAATTCAACCGATGCAAGTGTAAAAACAGTGCAGAATACAAGTACTGCCACATCAAATGTCAGTACCAACCAAACCACCGTTAAAACACAAGCAGTAGCACAGAATACAGTAAGTACAAAGGATAATCAAACTGCAGTAACTTCAACAGCGACTTCAATAAATTCAACCAGCAAAAATTCAACAAATACAACCAGTACTCAAACACAGGCAGCAGCTGCAGGAGAAACAAAAGTATCTAAAAACTTTACTGTAAGCCAAATCACAGATGCCGCAGCTAGGGTCAAAGCATACGTTGAAACCAACCACAAACTTCCAAACTATGTGACAATTGGTACAACCCAGGTTGAAATGCCTGAGTTTTTAAAACTACTGACTGCAGGTTTACTACAGTTAAACAACGGAACAACAACATCAATAACACTTAAAGATATAAATAGTGCAGCAAAACCTAGTGAAAGTGTTAAAAGTGGTAATATAAATAAAGCAGGTTATTTAGACCTTGCTAAAAGAGTGAATGCGTTTATAGATGCAAATGGTGCTTTACCAAATTATGCAACAAGCAGTCTTGGTAAATTAAATTATCAATCTTTAATTTACACATTTTCCAAGATAATGGCTTTCTATAAAACAAACGAACGGTTACCAAGTTATGTTACAGTAAAGTCATGGAGCACAGTTGGAACTTCAAGTACATCAACTTCAAATTCTTCAAACACATCTACATCGGTACCTGCATCACTGCAGCAGTATCTTAAATCTACTACAAACTGTCAGGTAACTAATTCACAGATCCAAGCACTGGCAAAATCAATAACAAGCGGTAAAACTTCCACGTACGATAAAGCAGTGGCAATATTTAACTGGGTAAGAGATAACATAGGTTATTCCTTCTATTACAACACCAAATACGGTGCTGTAGGCACTTTAAGCAAAAAAACTGGAAACTGTGTTGATACAGCTCATCTGTTAATAGCACTTGAAAGGGCCGCAGGAATACCAGCACGATACGAACACGTTAAAGCTAAATTCACAAGCGGTAACTGGTACGGGCACGTTATTGCCCAAGTATACGTAAACGGCAAATGGTACAATGCAGACGCAACCAGTTCTAAAAACACGTTTGGTGTTATTAAAAACTGGAATACAGGAACAGCGACATACAAAGGTACATACGCTACATTGCCTTTCTAA
- a CDS encoding PepSY domain-containing protein, whose protein sequence is MIKKSIVAVVVMLAAAALVFGASGNHINSTSNSNQGQQSSVTGDSSSSDSTSDSDKASDNTTKPKITSEEAQKIAQKYINVEGATAGTPKLIKTDGQYIYVVPVIDNGTNVGEIDINAITGKNVGGAGGAP, encoded by the coding sequence ATGATTAAAAAATCAATAGTTGCAGTAGTGGTAATGCTGGCTGCAGCGGCACTGGTATTCGGTGCTTCTGGAAACCACATAAATTCCACCAGCAATTCTAATCAGGGACAACAGTCATCTGTTACTGGCGACAGTTCGTCTAGTGACAGCACATCAGATAGCGACAAAGCATCAGATAATACAACTAAACCAAAGATAACTTCAGAAGAAGCCCAGAAAATAGCCCAAAAGTACATTAACGTAGAAGGAGCAACCGCAGGAACACCCAAATTGATCAAAACTGATGGTCAATACATATACGTGGTTCCTGTTATCGACAACGGAACAAATGTTGGTGAAATAGACATTAACGCTATAACTGGCAAAAACGTTGGAGGAGCAGGTGGAGCACCTTAA
- a CDS encoding zinc ribbon domain-containing protein: protein MICDNCGAEIDNKETYCPNCGMELPTSKSSKKKSYKNSQQFDSFQSKKKYKNYPKKEHFEGKSSRRETDTSDFTYDIPHPKADYTNYNEEEDYKRKPLKRKYYGSPSASKRHDSPYKNDMDYESYYNYGEEEVPETKKSRLSLGTICLFMIMILLLGFVIGLILFSNTQITPSVPGFNS from the coding sequence ATGATATGTGATAACTGTGGGGCAGAAATAGATAACAAAGAAACATACTGCCCTAACTGCGGAATGGAACTTCCAACTTCTAAATCCTCAAAAAAGAAAAGTTATAAAAATTCACAGCAGTTTGATAGTTTCCAGTCAAAGAAAAAATATAAAAATTACCCTAAAAAAGAACATTTTGAGGGGAAAAGCTCAAGAAGAGAGACTGATACATCTGATTTTACATATGATATTCCCCATCCAAAGGCAGATTATACAAATTATAATGAAGAAGAAGATTACAAAAGAAAGCCTTTAAAAAGAAAATATTACGGCAGCCCTTCAGCTTCTAAACGCCATGATTCACCCTATAAAAACGATATGGATTATGAAAGTTATTATAATTACGGAGAAGAAGAAGTTCCTGAAACAAAAAAATCAAGACTTAGTTTAGGTACAATATGCCTCTTCATGATCATGATACTTCTGCTTGGATTTGTTATAGGGCTGATACTGTTTTCAAATACGCAGATAACTCCTAGCGTTCCTGGATTCAACAGTTAG
- a CDS encoding methanogenesis marker 16 metalloprotein, which yields MNIRNIEEINQKIQRGEATVLTAEEVSNLVRDGEEPKAEDIDVVTAGTCGIMSGTAAVFHIKAGEPGSFKKAKKVLLNGVPGFPGPCPNEWLGSVDLIAYGTSHSIYDEDYGGGFLFKDIVEGKDIEIEVESIHGEIIKSTTNIEEMGMARMIGTRLAFKNYTAFLNPTEEPVASIFNAVDMEGPFKGLSFSGCGELNPLQNDPEMKTIKTGTKVLLCGSEGIVLGSGTRSAPEKPNLMVAADMADMDPHYLGGFKTAAGPEVFNSVAAAIPILNDEILKNTFILNKDIPLPVADIRGRHKVLGFTDYASVWSDNDERPVYDPEACLNCGVCMVRERCPTGAYEGTLNERKCFGCGMCAYSCQHGAFEMKRGELKFKMDNEVIDVPIICRQSDIKRARELTGDLKKRIMEGKFSISGWY from the coding sequence TTGAACATTCGTAACATTGAAGAAATAAATCAGAAAATCCAACGAGGAGAAGCAACTGTACTAACAGCAGAAGAAGTTAGTAACCTTGTAAGGGATGGAGAAGAACCAAAAGCAGAAGATATTGACGTTGTAACTGCAGGAACATGTGGAATAATGTCTGGAACAGCTGCGGTATTTCACATAAAAGCAGGGGAACCAGGATCATTTAAAAAAGCAAAAAAAGTTCTTTTAAACGGTGTCCCAGGGTTCCCAGGTCCATGTCCAAATGAATGGCTGGGATCTGTTGATTTGATAGCTTACGGTACGTCACACAGTATTTATGATGAGGATTATGGTGGAGGATTCTTATTTAAGGATATTGTAGAAGGAAAAGATATAGAAATTGAAGTCGAGTCCATTCACGGGGAAATTATAAAATCAACCACTAATATTGAAGAAATGGGCATGGCGCGGATGATTGGAACTCGTCTAGCATTTAAAAATTACACTGCATTTTTAAACCCAACTGAAGAACCTGTTGCATCTATATTTAATGCTGTAGATATGGAAGGTCCATTTAAAGGGCTTTCATTTTCAGGTTGCGGCGAATTAAATCCGCTGCAAAATGATCCGGAGATGAAAACAATAAAAACAGGAACTAAAGTGCTGTTGTGTGGATCTGAAGGAATTGTTCTTGGCAGTGGGACAAGAAGTGCTCCTGAAAAACCGAACTTAATGGTAGCTGCAGATATGGCAGATATGGATCCACATTACTTGGGAGGGTTCAAAACAGCAGCAGGGCCCGAAGTTTTCAACAGTGTAGCTGCTGCGATCCCGATTCTAAATGATGAAATTTTGAAGAACACTTTTATCCTAAATAAAGATATACCGTTACCTGTTGCAGATATACGTGGAAGACATAAAGTTTTAGGGTTTACAGACTATGCTTCTGTATGGAGTGATAATGATGAAAGGCCAGTTTACGATCCTGAAGCATGTTTAAACTGCGGGGTATGTATGGTACGTGAAAGATGTCCTACTGGAGCATACGAAGGTACTTTAAATGAAAGGAAGTGCTTTGGTTGTGGCATGTGTGCTTATTCATGTCAACATGGTGCATTCGAAATGAAACGTGGTGAACTGAAATTCAAAATGGACAATGAAGTTATAGATGTGCCTATAATATGCAGACAGTCTGATATTAAAAGGGCACGGGAACTCACTGGTGATCTTAAAAAAAGAATTATGGAAGGTAAGTTTTCAATTTCAGGATGGTATTAG
- a CDS encoding MFS transporter: MQYILGYTPQKAGLVLLPLPLIMVIVSPIAGELSDKIDPRILASVGMALTAVGLSFFSYVGFFTALPYVIAGQLVLGSGFALFSSPNTNAIMGSVKKRNYGVASATASTMRLSGQVLSFGIIILIFSLLIGKVQITPDTYFNLLGSIRVAFKVFAVACFMGILTTAYGKIASL, encoded by the coding sequence CTCTGCCACTTATAATGGTTATTGTATCTCCAATTGCAGGAGAACTATCTGACAAAATTGATCCGAGGATACTAGCCTCAGTTGGAATGGCATTAACTGCTGTAGGACTATCGTTTTTTAGTTATGTGGGATTTTTTACAGCTTTGCCATATGTAATAGCAGGACAGCTTGTGCTTGGTTCTGGATTTGCTCTATTTTCTTCCCCTAATACCAACGCAATTATGGGATCTGTTAAGAAACGTAATTATGGAGTAGCTTCTGCAACGGCCAGTACAATGCGGCTTAGCGGGCAGGTTTTAAGCTTTGGAATTATTATATTGATCTTTTCGCTGCTAATTGGAAAGGTTCAAATTACACCTGATACCTATTTCAATCTCTTGGGAAGCATAAGGGTTGCATTTAAGGTTTTTGCAGTGGCATGTTTTATGGGAATATTAACAACGGCTTATGGAAAAATAGCTTCTCTTTAA